The following are encoded together in the Echeneis naucrates chromosome 9, fEcheNa1.1, whole genome shotgun sequence genome:
- the LOC115048294 gene encoding uncharacterized protein LOC115048294 isoform X1 produces the protein MELSSLLQELHLSSTEKLLPSSLPPITELLPQLQKNLIGASSDSETSSLIGQVVQLFQTADPDWLFSSASANEEGGVELQLAYRSLTDALVGCAALPLCEDDVSSLPAAAYQSVPNQVVTVCSALVALLRTLENRKCTGVLQTVAPSVCVFAVTHFQDQVWTTSSSRAAAQSLQEALLRAGSWTDSAHFLMGDRRGQEGEEGILGGVLDVLQPQISKESWQHCEAAKFVFVWTLLQVTRPSLSPHLPRILPPSLLLTDHYRPENCMLGVRCLHHIIINTAAADLRQFNRAEVLYQALFKHLYTTEAAVIQVEHTVTHTQTHTDTPYSWNVSLSQLVLSCLLDLLLVLETPPSSLAPSSARRKPCRHDDVLRLVLTNMEAEHKVALRYVYASALPPFIDRMGVTVCRHLRRLERVVLGYLEIREPPEEKTRLKILEVLQKTIRAAWPRSDTHRQRKRNAQTCFLCFGAFPHHHRCNHGGLRPQDGAAGQHVASLLASAAGGRVGGLGAQSRCQTEGDEPRQPVYQTAGPLHTRTSTGVFTHLTLSCRTLTRHSPVSLFLSPSSSSLTAAVVALRCCVA, from the exons ATGGAGCTTTCATCTTTGCTTCAGGAGCTTCATCTGTCCTCCACAGAGAagctcctcccctcttctcttcctccaatCACAGAACTCCTGCCTCAGCTGCAGAAGAATCTGATTGGTGCTTCCTCAGACTCAGAAACCAGCTCCCTGATTGGTCAAGTGGTGCAGCTCTTTCAAACAGCTGATCCTGATTGGCTGTTCTCATCAGCTTCAGCCAATGAAGAAGGTGGGGTGGAGCTTCAGTTGGCCTACAGATCTCTGACAGATGCTCTGGTTGGTTGTGCTGCTCTGCCATTGTGCGAGGACGACGTCAGCTCTCTGCCAGCTGCGGCCTATCAGAGCGTCCCGAACCAAGTCGTCACAGTGTGCTCTGCCCTCGTAGCCCTGCTAAGAACTctggaaaacaggaagtgcacTGGTGTGCTGCAGACCGTGGCGCCGTCTGTGTGCGTGTTCGCTGTAACTCATTTCCAG GATCAGGTCTggaccacctcctcctccagggcagcagctcagagcctgcAGGAGGCGCTGCTGAGGGCAGGGAGTTGGACAGACTCTGCCCACTTCTTGATgggggacaggaggggacaggagggagaggaaggaataCTGGGAGGGGTCCTGGACGTCCTGCAGCCGCAAATCAGCAA GGAGTCATGGCAGCATTGTGAAGCAGCGAAGTTCGTGTTTGTTTGGACCCTTCTGCAG GTGACTCgtccatccctctctcctcaccTGCCCCGCatcctgcctccctccctcctcctcactgacCACTACAGACCAGAGAACTGCATGCTGGGAGTTCGCTGTCTGcaccacatcatcatcaacacg GCCGCTGCTGATCTCCGTCAGTTCAACAGAGCTGAAGTTCTCTACCAGGCATTGTTCAAACACCTGTACACAACCGAGGCTGCTGTCATCCAGGTagaacacacagtgacacacacacagacacacacagacacaccataCTCATGGAATGTCTCTTTGTCCCAGCTGGTCTTGTCCTGTCTCTTAGACCTGTTGCTGGTGCTGGAAACACCGCCGTCCTCCCTCGCCCCCTCCTCTGCCCGCAGGAAGCCCTGTCGCCATGACGACGTATTACGTCTGGTCCTGACCAACATGGAGGCGGAGCATAAGGTGGCACTTCGCTACGTCTATGCATCAGCCCTGCCACCCTTCATCGACAG GATGGGTGTGACCGTGTGCAGACACCTGCGGCGGCTGGAGCGGGTGGTGCTGGGATATCTGGAGATCAGAGAGCCACCTGAGGAGAAGACCAGACTAAAGATCCTGGAGGTCCTGCAGAAAACCATCAGAGCAGCCTGGCccaggtcagacacacacagacagagaaagaggaacgCACAAacatgtttcttgtgttttggtGCCTTCCCTCATCATCACCGGTGTAATCATGGCGGACTGCGTCCTCAGGATGGAGCAGCGGGTCAACATGTTGCTTCGCTGCTTGCTTCGGCTGCTGGTGGACGTGTCGGAGGACTCGGAGCTCAGAGTCGGTGTCAGACAGAAGGTGATGAGCCACGCCAGCCTGTGTATCAAACTGCTGGACCACTGCACACACGGACAAGTACAGGTGTGTTCACTCACCTGACACTCAGCTGTCGAACACTCACCCGGCactcacctgtctctctctttctcagcccctcctccagcagcttgacagcagctgttgtggcCCTGAGGTGCTGCGTTGCCTAG
- the LOC115048294 gene encoding TELO2-interacting protein 2-like isoform X3: MELSSLLQELHLSSTEKLLPSSLPPITELLPQLQKNLIGASSDSETSSLIGQVVQLFQTADPDWLFSSASANEEGGVELQLAYRSLTDALVGCAALPLCEDDVSSLPAAAYQSVPNQVVTVCSALVALLRTLENRKCTGVLQTVAPSVCVFAVTHFQDQVWTTSSSRAAAQSLQEALLRAGSWTDSAHFLMGDRRGQEGEEGILGGVLDVLQPQISKESWQHCEAAKFVFVWTLLQVTRPSLSPHLPRILPPSLLLTDHYRPENCMLGVRCLHHIIINTAAADLRQFNRAEVLYQALFKHLYTTEAAVIQVEHTVTHTQTHTDTPYSWNVSLSQLVLSCLLDLLLVLETPPSSLAPSSARRKPCRHDDVLRLVLTNMEAEHKVALRYVYASALPPFIDRMGVTVCRHLRRLERVVLGYLEIREPPEEKTRLKILEVLQKTIRAAWPRSDTHRQRKRNAQTCFLCFGAFPHHHRCNHGGLRPQDGAAGQHVASLLASAAGGRVGGLGAQSRCQTEGDEPRQPVYQTAGPLHTRTSTAPPPAA; the protein is encoded by the exons ATGGAGCTTTCATCTTTGCTTCAGGAGCTTCATCTGTCCTCCACAGAGAagctcctcccctcttctcttcctccaatCACAGAACTCCTGCCTCAGCTGCAGAAGAATCTGATTGGTGCTTCCTCAGACTCAGAAACCAGCTCCCTGATTGGTCAAGTGGTGCAGCTCTTTCAAACAGCTGATCCTGATTGGCTGTTCTCATCAGCTTCAGCCAATGAAGAAGGTGGGGTGGAGCTTCAGTTGGCCTACAGATCTCTGACAGATGCTCTGGTTGGTTGTGCTGCTCTGCCATTGTGCGAGGACGACGTCAGCTCTCTGCCAGCTGCGGCCTATCAGAGCGTCCCGAACCAAGTCGTCACAGTGTGCTCTGCCCTCGTAGCCCTGCTAAGAACTctggaaaacaggaagtgcacTGGTGTGCTGCAGACCGTGGCGCCGTCTGTGTGCGTGTTCGCTGTAACTCATTTCCAG GATCAGGTCTggaccacctcctcctccagggcagcagctcagagcctgcAGGAGGCGCTGCTGAGGGCAGGGAGTTGGACAGACTCTGCCCACTTCTTGATgggggacaggaggggacaggagggagaggaaggaataCTGGGAGGGGTCCTGGACGTCCTGCAGCCGCAAATCAGCAA GGAGTCATGGCAGCATTGTGAAGCAGCGAAGTTCGTGTTTGTTTGGACCCTTCTGCAG GTGACTCgtccatccctctctcctcaccTGCCCCGCatcctgcctccctccctcctcctcactgacCACTACAGACCAGAGAACTGCATGCTGGGAGTTCGCTGTCTGcaccacatcatcatcaacacg GCCGCTGCTGATCTCCGTCAGTTCAACAGAGCTGAAGTTCTCTACCAGGCATTGTTCAAACACCTGTACACAACCGAGGCTGCTGTCATCCAGGTagaacacacagtgacacacacacagacacacacagacacaccataCTCATGGAATGTCTCTTTGTCCCAGCTGGTCTTGTCCTGTCTCTTAGACCTGTTGCTGGTGCTGGAAACACCGCCGTCCTCCCTCGCCCCCTCCTCTGCCCGCAGGAAGCCCTGTCGCCATGACGACGTATTACGTCTGGTCCTGACCAACATGGAGGCGGAGCATAAGGTGGCACTTCGCTACGTCTATGCATCAGCCCTGCCACCCTTCATCGACAG GATGGGTGTGACCGTGTGCAGACACCTGCGGCGGCTGGAGCGGGTGGTGCTGGGATATCTGGAGATCAGAGAGCCACCTGAGGAGAAGACCAGACTAAAGATCCTGGAGGTCCTGCAGAAAACCATCAGAGCAGCCTGGCccaggtcagacacacacagacagagaaagaggaacgCACAAacatgtttcttgtgttttggtGCCTTCCCTCATCATCACCGGTGTAATCATGGCGGACTGCGTCCTCAGGATGGAGCAGCGGGTCAACATGTTGCTTCGCTGCTTGCTTCGGCTGCTGGTGGACGTGTCGGAGGACTCGGAGCTCAGAGTCGGTGTCAGACAGAAGGTGATGAGCCACGCCAGCCTGTGTATCAAACTGCTGGACCACTGCACACACGGACAAGTACAG cccctcctccagcagcttga
- the LOC115048294 gene encoding TELO2-interacting protein 2-like isoform X4, translating into MELSSLLQELHLSSTEKLLPSSLPPITELLPQLQKNLIGASSDSETSSLIGQVVQLFQTADPDWLFSSASANEEGGVELQLAYRSLTDALVGCAALPLCEDDVSSLPAAAYQSVPNQVVTVCSALVALLRTLENRKCTGVLQTVAPSVCVFAVTHFQDQVWTTSSSRAAAQSLQEALLRAGSWTDSAHFLMGDRRGQEGEEGILGGVLDVLQPQISKESWQHCEAAKFVFVWTLLQVTRPSLSPHLPRILPPSLLLTDHYRPENCMLGVRCLHHIIINTAAADLRQFNRAEVLYQALFKHLYTTEAAVIQVEHTVTHTQTHTDTPYSWNVSLSQLVLSCLLDLLLVLETPPSSLAPSSARRKPCRHDDVLRLVLTNMEAEHKVALRYVYASALPPFIDRMGVTVCRHLRRLERVVLGYLEIREPPEEKTRLKILEVLQKTIRAAWPRMEQRVNMLLRCLLRLLVDVSEDSELRVGVRQKVMSHASLCIKLLDHCTHGQVQPLLQQLDSSCCGPEVLRCLATVTER; encoded by the exons ATGGAGCTTTCATCTTTGCTTCAGGAGCTTCATCTGTCCTCCACAGAGAagctcctcccctcttctcttcctccaatCACAGAACTCCTGCCTCAGCTGCAGAAGAATCTGATTGGTGCTTCCTCAGACTCAGAAACCAGCTCCCTGATTGGTCAAGTGGTGCAGCTCTTTCAAACAGCTGATCCTGATTGGCTGTTCTCATCAGCTTCAGCCAATGAAGAAGGTGGGGTGGAGCTTCAGTTGGCCTACAGATCTCTGACAGATGCTCTGGTTGGTTGTGCTGCTCTGCCATTGTGCGAGGACGACGTCAGCTCTCTGCCAGCTGCGGCCTATCAGAGCGTCCCGAACCAAGTCGTCACAGTGTGCTCTGCCCTCGTAGCCCTGCTAAGAACTctggaaaacaggaagtgcacTGGTGTGCTGCAGACCGTGGCGCCGTCTGTGTGCGTGTTCGCTGTAACTCATTTCCAG GATCAGGTCTggaccacctcctcctccagggcagcagctcagagcctgcAGGAGGCGCTGCTGAGGGCAGGGAGTTGGACAGACTCTGCCCACTTCTTGATgggggacaggaggggacaggagggagaggaaggaataCTGGGAGGGGTCCTGGACGTCCTGCAGCCGCAAATCAGCAA GGAGTCATGGCAGCATTGTGAAGCAGCGAAGTTCGTGTTTGTTTGGACCCTTCTGCAG GTGACTCgtccatccctctctcctcaccTGCCCCGCatcctgcctccctccctcctcctcactgacCACTACAGACCAGAGAACTGCATGCTGGGAGTTCGCTGTCTGcaccacatcatcatcaacacg GCCGCTGCTGATCTCCGTCAGTTCAACAGAGCTGAAGTTCTCTACCAGGCATTGTTCAAACACCTGTACACAACCGAGGCTGCTGTCATCCAGGTagaacacacagtgacacacacacagacacacacagacacaccataCTCATGGAATGTCTCTTTGTCCCAGCTGGTCTTGTCCTGTCTCTTAGACCTGTTGCTGGTGCTGGAAACACCGCCGTCCTCCCTCGCCCCCTCCTCTGCCCGCAGGAAGCCCTGTCGCCATGACGACGTATTACGTCTGGTCCTGACCAACATGGAGGCGGAGCATAAGGTGGCACTTCGCTACGTCTATGCATCAGCCCTGCCACCCTTCATCGACAG GATGGGTGTGACCGTGTGCAGACACCTGCGGCGGCTGGAGCGGGTGGTGCTGGGATATCTGGAGATCAGAGAGCCACCTGAGGAGAAGACCAGACTAAAGATCCTGGAGGTCCTGCAGAAAACCATCAGAGCAGCCTGGCccag GATGGAGCAGCGGGTCAACATGTTGCTTCGCTGCTTGCTTCGGCTGCTGGTGGACGTGTCGGAGGACTCGGAGCTCAGAGTCGGTGTCAGACAGAAGGTGATGAGCCACGCCAGCCTGTGTATCAAACTGCTGGACCACTGCACACACGGACAAGTACAG cccctcctccagcagcttgacagcagctgttgtggcCCTGAGGTGCTGCGTTGCCTAGCAACTGTTACAGAGAGGTGA
- the LOC115048294 gene encoding TELO2-interacting protein 2-like isoform X2 — translation MELSSLLQELHLSSTEKLLPSSLPPITELLPQLQKNLIGASSDSETSSLIGQVVQLFQTADPDWLFSSASANEEGGVELQLAYRSLTDALVGCAALPLCEDDVSSLPAAAYQSVPNQVVTVCSALVALLRTLENRKCTGVLQTVAPSVCVFAVTHFQDQVWTTSSSRAAAQSLQEALLRAGSWTDSAHFLMGDRRGQEGEEGILGGVLDVLQPQISKESWQHCEAAKFVFVWTLLQVTRPSLSPHLPRILPPSLLLTDHYRPENCMLGVRCLHHIIINTAAADLRQFNRAEVLYQALFKHLYTTEAAVIQLVLSCLLDLLLVLETPPSSLAPSSARRKPCRHDDVLRLVLTNMEAEHKVALRYVYASALPPFIDRMGVTVCRHLRRLERVVLGYLEIREPPEEKTRLKILEVLQKTIRAAWPRSDTHRQRKRNAQTCFLCFGAFPHHHRCNHGGLRPQDGAAGQHVASLLASAAGGRVGGLGAQSRCQTEGDEPRQPVYQTAGPLHTRTSTGVFTHLTLSCRTLTRHSPVSLFLSPSSSSLTAAVVALRCCVA, via the exons ATGGAGCTTTCATCTTTGCTTCAGGAGCTTCATCTGTCCTCCACAGAGAagctcctcccctcttctcttcctccaatCACAGAACTCCTGCCTCAGCTGCAGAAGAATCTGATTGGTGCTTCCTCAGACTCAGAAACCAGCTCCCTGATTGGTCAAGTGGTGCAGCTCTTTCAAACAGCTGATCCTGATTGGCTGTTCTCATCAGCTTCAGCCAATGAAGAAGGTGGGGTGGAGCTTCAGTTGGCCTACAGATCTCTGACAGATGCTCTGGTTGGTTGTGCTGCTCTGCCATTGTGCGAGGACGACGTCAGCTCTCTGCCAGCTGCGGCCTATCAGAGCGTCCCGAACCAAGTCGTCACAGTGTGCTCTGCCCTCGTAGCCCTGCTAAGAACTctggaaaacaggaagtgcacTGGTGTGCTGCAGACCGTGGCGCCGTCTGTGTGCGTGTTCGCTGTAACTCATTTCCAG GATCAGGTCTggaccacctcctcctccagggcagcagctcagagcctgcAGGAGGCGCTGCTGAGGGCAGGGAGTTGGACAGACTCTGCCCACTTCTTGATgggggacaggaggggacaggagggagaggaaggaataCTGGGAGGGGTCCTGGACGTCCTGCAGCCGCAAATCAGCAA GGAGTCATGGCAGCATTGTGAAGCAGCGAAGTTCGTGTTTGTTTGGACCCTTCTGCAG GTGACTCgtccatccctctctcctcaccTGCCCCGCatcctgcctccctccctcctcctcactgacCACTACAGACCAGAGAACTGCATGCTGGGAGTTCGCTGTCTGcaccacatcatcatcaacacg GCCGCTGCTGATCTCCGTCAGTTCAACAGAGCTGAAGTTCTCTACCAGGCATTGTTCAAACACCTGTACACAACCGAGGCTGCTGTCATCCAG CTGGTCTTGTCCTGTCTCTTAGACCTGTTGCTGGTGCTGGAAACACCGCCGTCCTCCCTCGCCCCCTCCTCTGCCCGCAGGAAGCCCTGTCGCCATGACGACGTATTACGTCTGGTCCTGACCAACATGGAGGCGGAGCATAAGGTGGCACTTCGCTACGTCTATGCATCAGCCCTGCCACCCTTCATCGACAG GATGGGTGTGACCGTGTGCAGACACCTGCGGCGGCTGGAGCGGGTGGTGCTGGGATATCTGGAGATCAGAGAGCCACCTGAGGAGAAGACCAGACTAAAGATCCTGGAGGTCCTGCAGAAAACCATCAGAGCAGCCTGGCccaggtcagacacacacagacagagaaagaggaacgCACAAacatgtttcttgtgttttggtGCCTTCCCTCATCATCACCGGTGTAATCATGGCGGACTGCGTCCTCAGGATGGAGCAGCGGGTCAACATGTTGCTTCGCTGCTTGCTTCGGCTGCTGGTGGACGTGTCGGAGGACTCGGAGCTCAGAGTCGGTGTCAGACAGAAGGTGATGAGCCACGCCAGCCTGTGTATCAAACTGCTGGACCACTGCACACACGGACAAGTACAGGTGTGTTCACTCACCTGACACTCAGCTGTCGAACACTCACCCGGCactcacctgtctctctctttctcagcccctcctccagcagcttgacagcagctgttgtggcCCTGAGGTGCTGCGTTGCCTAG
- the LOC115048294 gene encoding TELO2-interacting protein 2-like isoform X5 has translation MELSSLLQELHLSSTEKLLPSSLPPITELLPQLQKNLIGASSDSETSSLIGQVVQLFQTADPDWLFSSASANEEGGVELQLAYRSLTDALVGCAALPLCEDDVSSLPAAAYQSVPNQVVTVCSALVALLRTLENRKCTGVLQTVAPSVCVFAVTHFQDQVWTTSSSRAAAQSLQEALLRAGSWTDSAHFLMGDRRGQEGEEGILGGVLDVLQPQISKESWQHCEAAKFVFVWTLLQVTRPSLSPHLPRILPPSLLLTDHYRPENCMLGVRCLHHIIINTAAADLRQFNRAEVLYQALFKHLYTTEAAVIQLVLSCLLDLLLVLETPPSSLAPSSARRKPCRHDDVLRLVLTNMEAEHKVALRYVYASALPPFIDRMGVTVCRHLRRLERVVLGYLEIREPPEEKTRLKILEVLQKTIRAAWPRMEQRVNMLLRCLLRLLVDVSEDSELRVGVRQKVMSHASLCIKLLDHCTHGQVQPLLQQLDSSCCGPEVLRCLATVTER, from the exons ATGGAGCTTTCATCTTTGCTTCAGGAGCTTCATCTGTCCTCCACAGAGAagctcctcccctcttctcttcctccaatCACAGAACTCCTGCCTCAGCTGCAGAAGAATCTGATTGGTGCTTCCTCAGACTCAGAAACCAGCTCCCTGATTGGTCAAGTGGTGCAGCTCTTTCAAACAGCTGATCCTGATTGGCTGTTCTCATCAGCTTCAGCCAATGAAGAAGGTGGGGTGGAGCTTCAGTTGGCCTACAGATCTCTGACAGATGCTCTGGTTGGTTGTGCTGCTCTGCCATTGTGCGAGGACGACGTCAGCTCTCTGCCAGCTGCGGCCTATCAGAGCGTCCCGAACCAAGTCGTCACAGTGTGCTCTGCCCTCGTAGCCCTGCTAAGAACTctggaaaacaggaagtgcacTGGTGTGCTGCAGACCGTGGCGCCGTCTGTGTGCGTGTTCGCTGTAACTCATTTCCAG GATCAGGTCTggaccacctcctcctccagggcagcagctcagagcctgcAGGAGGCGCTGCTGAGGGCAGGGAGTTGGACAGACTCTGCCCACTTCTTGATgggggacaggaggggacaggagggagaggaaggaataCTGGGAGGGGTCCTGGACGTCCTGCAGCCGCAAATCAGCAA GGAGTCATGGCAGCATTGTGAAGCAGCGAAGTTCGTGTTTGTTTGGACCCTTCTGCAG GTGACTCgtccatccctctctcctcaccTGCCCCGCatcctgcctccctccctcctcctcactgacCACTACAGACCAGAGAACTGCATGCTGGGAGTTCGCTGTCTGcaccacatcatcatcaacacg GCCGCTGCTGATCTCCGTCAGTTCAACAGAGCTGAAGTTCTCTACCAGGCATTGTTCAAACACCTGTACACAACCGAGGCTGCTGTCATCCAG CTGGTCTTGTCCTGTCTCTTAGACCTGTTGCTGGTGCTGGAAACACCGCCGTCCTCCCTCGCCCCCTCCTCTGCCCGCAGGAAGCCCTGTCGCCATGACGACGTATTACGTCTGGTCCTGACCAACATGGAGGCGGAGCATAAGGTGGCACTTCGCTACGTCTATGCATCAGCCCTGCCACCCTTCATCGACAG GATGGGTGTGACCGTGTGCAGACACCTGCGGCGGCTGGAGCGGGTGGTGCTGGGATATCTGGAGATCAGAGAGCCACCTGAGGAGAAGACCAGACTAAAGATCCTGGAGGTCCTGCAGAAAACCATCAGAGCAGCCTGGCccag GATGGAGCAGCGGGTCAACATGTTGCTTCGCTGCTTGCTTCGGCTGCTGGTGGACGTGTCGGAGGACTCGGAGCTCAGAGTCGGTGTCAGACAGAAGGTGATGAGCCACGCCAGCCTGTGTATCAAACTGCTGGACCACTGCACACACGGACAAGTACAG cccctcctccagcagcttgacagcagctgttgtggcCCTGAGGTGCTGCGTTGCCTAGCAACTGTTACAGAGAGGTGA